One window from the genome of Rhizoctonia solani chromosome 15, complete sequence encodes:
- a CDS encoding Reverse transcriptase from mobile element jockey protein — MADRLANEGARAVPTPIFNRTVTWAREQATPKTARSWKKIWHEHPESRVNSKYYIPCPPALKLHPIFNSSNLGRDLECRVVQYLTGHGHYGKYHAQFNHNVDPRCACGESNKTIFH, encoded by the coding sequence ATGGCAGACCGACTGGCTAACGAAGGAGCTAGAGCTGTTCCAACCCCCATCTTCAATCGCACTGTTACATGGGCGAGAGAACAGGCAACCCCGAAGACCGCACGCTCATGGAAGAAAATATGGCACGAACACCCTGAGTCCAGAGTCAACTCAAAGTACTACATCCCCTGCCCACCTGCTCTCAAACTACACCCGATCTTCAACTCCAGCAACTTGGGCAGGGACCTCGAGTGCCGCGTCGTCCAATACCTAACAGGACATGGACACTACGGCAAATACCACGCCCAATTCAACCATAACGTCGATCCCAGATGCGCCTGCGGGGAGTCGAACAAGACCATATTCCATTAA
- a CDS encoding ubiquitin carboxyl-terminal hydrolase: protein MSRLKVLVAFLVQISITFDPFMYLTLPLPVTKTWRHIIHWVPWDTRKRTLAVEIEVPKDSSYGYLKKLFAKWFGVEAENLRILYPPSKLPYHTSLSKRLSDSYIAFPFRLGHPYALLAAEVWSHKFYKFYDDYMNLTELAEKDTLVTSSFTFGAKPKLPPKTDPNAPSLLPIFHISEAQRSTAFGVPFFVLLTPAEASSREEIYRAVVERLFLSEDEDGEGELADEADEADEADEAEIVAKEEASTEPAQDDGKLAPPADPQGEEDFEVIGPQTELFELRLFNSVTATGIETGFNMNASSVRWVDWNTREQAAKPDPTLSDPESEDGSAVIVEKLSQPTPLVKPTDALVCQWSSPMQTHFFGSESSLFDEWEEFIHPEVQAARDAQIKSRSGRRSIDLEDCLDELTKEEQLGEEDLWYFPRCKKHQQATKRFELWSVPDILVVHLKRFSNARAMRDKIDALVEFPISGLDLSSRVGETGQSDECVYDLFAVDEHMGGLGGGHYRAYAKNLSDGEWYHFDDSYVSKSSAEDSVNANAYLLFYRRRSSDSKAVIKKVRARVDSNQEPDSQKSIDMGGQSVVRVPDEADPPPFELSDLDVLVPPSAYDLPESQASYDLPGPYRSNPGGSDDDPTFTTPSPVTTGSAGAEYDSLEEKDQDGVERLGGVAVEVTTTTTTEKKEL, encoded by the exons ATGTCTCGGTTGAAAGTACTCGTTGCATTCCTCGTACAGATCTCAATCACATTCGATCCCTTTATGTATCTTACACTTCCTCTGCCTGTCACGAAAACATGGCGGCACATCATTCACTGGGTTCCTTGGGATACGAGAAAACGTACGCTGGCTGTCGAAATCGAGGTTCCGAAGGACTCGAGCTATGGATATCTGAAGAAGCTGTTCGCCAAATGGTTCGGGGTCGAGGCGGAAAAT TTACGAATTCTTTACCCGCCCTCGAAGCTGCCCTATCACACCTCGCTTTCCAAGCGCCTCTCTGACTCGTATATCGCATTTCCTTTCCGCCTCGGCCATCCGTACGCT CTCCTTGCGGCGGAAGTATGGTCGCATAAGTTCTACAAGTTTTACGACGACTATATGAATTTGACCGAACTCGCCGAGAAAGATACCCTAGTC ACGTCCTCCTTTACGTTTGGCGCCAAACCGAAACTACCTCCCAAAACCGACCCGAACGCCCCATCCCTTCTACCTATATTCCACATCTCCGAGGCTCAACGCAGTACAGCGTTTGGCGTACCGTTCTTTGTGTTACTCACCCCTGCTGAAGCCAGTTCGCGCGAGGAGATCTACCGAGCTGTGGTTGAACG GTTGTTCCTTAGCGAGGACGAAGATGGTGAAGGGGAGTTG GCGGACGAGGCGGACGAGGCGGACGAGGCGGACGAAGCT GAAATcgtggccaaggaggaagcgTCTACGGAGCCCGCTCAGGATGACGGAAAACTCGCACCTCCTGCTGACCcgcaaggggaagaggacttCGAGGTGATCGGTCCGCAAACCGAATTATTCGAGCTACGACTATTTAACTCGGTAACAGCGACTGGGATCGAAACAGGGTTCAATATGAATGCTTCTTCCGTTCGATGGGTCGACTGGAATACGCGTGAGCAGGCGGCAAAACCGGACCCAACTCTATCTGACCCCGAGAGCGAGGATGGCAGCGCAGTAATTGTCGAGAAGCTGTCTCAACCCACGCCGCTGGTCAAGCCCACTGACGCTCTTGTATGCCAGTGGTCATCGCCAATGCAGACACATTTCTTTGGCTCCGAGTCTTCGCTTTTCGACGAGTGGGAGGAGTTTATACACCCAGAAGTCCAGGCGGCGCGGGATGCACAAATCAAATCTCGTTCAGGCAGGCGTTCTATCGATCTCGAAGATTGTCTCGACGAACTCACGAAGGAAGAGCAACTTGGCGAGGAAGACCTCTGGTATTTTCCTAGGTGCAAAAAGCATCAGCAAGCAACCAAGAGATTCGAGCTCTGGTCCGTACCCGATATACTTGTCGTCCACCTCAAACGTTTCTCCAATGCCCGAGCCATGCGAGACAAGATCGATGCTCTCGTTGAGTTCCCGATCTCTGGACTTGATCTGAGTTCACGAGTTGGAGAGACCGGTCAATCGGATGAATGCGTGTATGACTTGTTTGCGGTTGATGAACATATGGGCGGTCTTGGTGGAGGTCACTATCGGGCATATGCGAAGAACTTGTCCGATGGCGAATGGTATCACTTTGACGACAGTTATGTCAGCAAGTCGAGCGCTGAAGACTCGGTC AATGCTAACGCATATTTGTTGTTCTACCGAAGACGCTCGTCAGATTCCAAGGCTGTGATCAAGAAGGTTCGTGCACGAGTTGACTCGAATCAGGAACCTGACTCCCAAAAGTCTATTGACATGGGAGGGCAGTCTGTCGTGCGCGTACCAGACGAAGCGGATCCCCCACCGTTCGAACTCTCAGACCTTGATGTTCTCGTTCCTCCATCTGCTTACGACCTACCCGAGTCTCAGGCTTCCTATGATCTCCCAGGGCCATACAGATCCAACCCTGGCGGCTCCGACGACGACCCCACCTTCACCACGCCATCACCAGTGACCACCGGCTCCGCTGGCGCCGAGTACGATTCACTTGAAGAGAAAGACCAAGATGGTGTAGAGAGGCTAGGGGGGGTCGCGGTCGAGGTTACGACCACCACGACCACGGAGAAGAAAGAGTTATAG
- a CDS encoding ubiquitin carboxyl-terminal hydrolase, producing the protein MYSPAQRFRPTDIVRGSLLLIPSDSKIRISDFIKISDVLAVETQCQPGVWTLEAKSVATLSDPTSNDEIAPDDAPEPEAKPGPSGTARDHGFTKSFPYVRIAPDIRWISHLIFSFYSSSYGTSFTSSIYPFSNPLFNMRFCEIIAQHYSWQFHSPVSKTGIMPTSFLFVLFVHSSGNTCFMNSTLQCLTHIPELEEYFLSGLYKQGLNYDNPLDMQGQITNVFGALIHHLYPSPNSSAEPATKSYRWGNSTNSYAPREFKHTLGKFAPAFSGYQQHDTRQFLGFLLDGLQT; encoded by the exons ATGTACTCACCAGCACAACGGTTTCGTCCCACTGATATCGTCCGAGGGTCCCTACTCCTTATACCCTCAGACTCAAAGATTCGCATCTCCGACTTTATCAAGATCTCAGACGTCCTCGCCGTTGAAACCCAGTGCCAACCCGGAGTCTGGACTCTTGAAGCCAAGAGTGTCGCTACCCTCTCCGATCCTACTTCTAATGATGAGATAGCCCCTGACGATGCACCTGAACCTG AGGCAAAGCCCGGCCCCAGCGGTACGGCGAGGGACCACGGGTTTACAAAATCT TTCCCATACGTTCGCATTGCCCCTGATATACGATGGATATCCCATCTCATATTTTCATTCTATTCGTCCTCATACGGTACGAGCTTTACttcatccatttatccattCTCCAATCCGTTGTTTAATATGCGTTTTTGCGAGATTATTGCTCAGCATTACTCTTGGCAATTTCACTCTCCCGTTTCAAAAACCGGCATCATGCCGACTTCCTTTCTCTTTGTACTTTTTGTTCATTCTAGCGGCAATACTTGTTTTATGAATTCCACGCTCCAGTGCCTGACCCATATTCCCGAACTCGAGGAATACTTCCTTTCCGGTCTTTATAAACAAGGGCTGAACTACGATAACCCTCTCGACATGCAGGGTCAGATCACTAACGTCTTTGGCGCCCTTATCCACCACCTATATCCATCCCCCAACTCATCCGCCGAGCCTGCGACAAAGAGCTATAGGTGGGGCAACTCCACAAACTCGTATGCGCCAAGAGAGTTCAAACATACCTTGGGAAAATTCGCTCCTGCGTTTTCAGGCTATCAACAGCATGATACCCGACAGTTTCTCGGGTTCTTGTTGGACGGATTGCAGACTTGA